GATATAAATTTCACATAGAATGTCATGGTAGCATGAGATCAATAATGAATAGTGGAGTTTGTATCTCGGATCCAAATTTTAGGGATTATTATGGGCGGATAAAAGAGATCATACAAGTGGAATACCGTGAAGCACCTTTAAAGCAAACTATGTTATTCAAATGTGAATGGTTTGACCCAACAATAGATGTCGGTGTTAAGAAGCATAATTAGTACAAATTGGTTGGAATTAACCATCGCCGTCGGTATAAAAAGTATGAGTCTTTTATTCTTGCAATGCAAGCAACGCAAGTATGTTATGTACCTTATCCAAGCAAAAAAAGGACAAGAAAGATTGGCTAGCTGTATTGAAGGTCAAAACTCAAAATGTTATTGAATTACCAGTTGAGGAAGTGGTGATAACTTCAGAACTAAATGTTCCTTTtcaagttgaagaagttgaagtcCATGAGATAGATATGTTTGTTTCTGTAGATGAAGATATTCTATTGAATGATCCAAATTGGGGAGTACTTGAAATGAATAAACCTCttaatgatggtttatttgaagagcatCATAAAATTCAAGATGGATCTacaaaagaagaatatgaaaCTGAGGAAACTGAGGAAACTAAGGAGGAGGATGAAGATGAAGAGTTTGAAGAAGACATAGATAGTGAACAGAGCTTGATAAATATCTGCTATTTTAGCTTTTTTGTAATTTGTTTTTAGTAAGAAACTACGAAATCTGCTATTTTAGCTTTGTTGTAGTTTGTTTTTAGTTACAAACATAGATTGTGCCAAGTGCTTCAAAAAATGTGTTATTTTAgctttgttgtattttgtttttactaatttttctctaagatatcatcattttattattttttgatttcctTTTAATAATCTGCTAATTTTTCATATCGcatcattttaatttaatttttaatagtgTTAATCTAATGACACCATTATTTTTTCCAGATATGACTCGAGGTGGATATCGTGCCGGCAAGTCCACAGGCAGGAGTAAGGCTGATAATCGTGCAAAAATTCCTTCTATTCCAACTCCAGTGATTGAATAGGATGATATAAGTTTTATTCCTACCATGCCACACGATCAAACACCGGTCATTCCTAAGACATCTTCTATTCCACCTAACCAAAGCATCCCAACAGGACAGAATATGAATGCTCAAAGCAACACAGCAGCTGAGGCAACATCTAGTCAGAGAAATGTATCTGCTTCAGGTGATTCAAGTTGTAACAATGCTAGGACCCTTATTTTTCTGACTTCTTCAGGGTTAGTACCTACTACTTATATATTTGCTATTTTTGTGTTTACTGTTGTTGTACATAAATATTGTGTAGTGTTATTGGTGTTGAATTTGATGTTGTACAGGTTGGAACCATCTTCCAAATGCTCTAATTCCATTACATtgtctttcaaaagtgaagttAATCTTAATGGGATCAACgtctttcaaaagtgaagttGATCCTAATGGGATCAACTGGAAAGGTGTCTCACAAGATGTCAAAGATGGTAATTTTGGAGAATTCAAGGTATGTTTTTTAAGATTATAATCAATAGAAATTgtttgagtttgaagttaatacttaattatattactttaaaCTGAATTTCAGAAGAATTTCTATTGGGATGCTTCCGTTAGTGAAGTTGTGGTGAAGCAACAATGGATGAAAAAGGCTGCATTATGTTACAAGAATTTCATTTCCAATATAAAGAAGCATAGAGCTACAGTTCAATCGAAATTTGAAAATGACCATGTGTGGAAAAAGTGGATAGAACTTTGGCAAAGTGATGACTGTGTTAAGAAGTCTGAGATAAATTCAAAGAATCATTGTGGTGGACAGTAAGTAGCTGCTGGGACACACACAGGTGGCTTTATCACAGCTGAAGAGCACCGGAAAAAACTTGTaagtatatatttcatgaaaattgtCTGCTGCTACGTATCTTAAAATAGTTGATTAGTTTTCAGTCGTTTCTTCTCCGTTTTAGTAGCTATGGTTGTGTCTAAAGTGCGTAGCAAGCAGCTGATCGTGTGGTGCTACTTTGTTTGGGTTGCTGCTATGCTCTTTTGGCTGTTGACATGCTagtttttcctctttattttggCGCTATATGTGATTCTATGATCTGCTGCTACGTACCTTGAAATAGCTGATTAGTTTTCAGTCGTTACTTCGTCGTTTTAGTAGCTATGGTTGTGTCTAAAGTACGTAGTAAGTAGCTGGTCATGGTGCTACCTTGTTTAGGCTGCTGCTATGCTGCTTTAGGTGTTGATATGCTagtttttcctctttattttggTCCTATTTGTGATGCTCTGGTCTGTTGCTATGTACCTTGAAATAGTTGATTATTTTTCAGTCATTTCTTCGCCATTGTAGTAGCTAGGGTTGTGTCTAAAGTGCATAGCAAGCAGCTGGTCATGATGCTACTTTGTTTGGGCTGCTGCTATGCTCTTTTGGCTGTTGATATGATCTATATGTGCATTCAGTTCTCACAAGATACAAATTTATTGAATTCATGTTGTATGCTTTAGATATTACCGAAAGAAAAATCTTTGGACGTCATCCTTACCATTCTTAAAAACAAACAAATCTTTGGACTATTTGGTATTTTTGTAGATAATCAAGTTTACTACTCATGCTCTTTTTAATGGCAACCCTTGAATTgttgaattccatgttaaatgatttatgataaGAGCAAGCTTTTGCTTACATCAAGAGTTACATGGTTGTCTTCTTGTTGGTCTTTACCACTTGTCGAGTATTGTGGACAGctatgtttgtttttctttttaaaggcTGAAGGATCTACGGTTAGTTAAGCTTTGATTTCTAAATAGAACCATAAGAATAAGTATCTTGTTTGTGTTGATTCTGATTTGTTACAATAATTGTTGCTAAAAATTTTTTTGCTACTGCATATTTTCTGTTATTAGAGCTGCTGCTAATTTTCTGTTATGTTTCCAGCAAGCAACTACAATGACAGCTATGTAAGTTTTTCTATTTGGGTGCTAAAGAGCCACACAtagattaattattgaaaataaccAATCCATAGAAATTCTCAAACGAAAACTGTGAGTATTTCAGCGTCAAGCATACAAGAAATTGAATCTTTACTGTGTTGTTCAGATTCCAAGTTTGATGttcctatttctttctttctttcccttGTCATACAGAAACTCCAAAGAATGAATAATGTAGTTGAAACTCTATCATTCCTTattgcaatatccctcttctcATCTTTATTGAAAGGTATTGTATTATGTTGCATGTCTGAAGTTGAAATTCTAATTCTGTAATTTCTTTACTGTGATGTTTGGAATGTTGTTTTTATCCATTATGAGAAATTTCCTTGCCTACCTTTGGTAGTGCCTGAAAGGAATGGAAAGCTAGTAGTTGTGTACCTGCAAAATAATGAATATGGTTAGCTAAAAAATCTGCCAACATGTTTCCTTCTCTGTAGGTATGAGCCACTTCGATCAAGTTATGAGCcattaacatctttattttctttatctccaACGCAATGGTCCATGTCACCTCCCAAACGCTATGAATAATTTTGCTGACAGTAGGGAAATCTGTCTCAATCATTAGAGGTGTTAACCTATTATTAAGACATTGTTGTAGTGCATATCTTGTTTGTTACTATAATTATTGCTGCTGCTGAATGTTTTCTGTTATTGCAGCTGCTGCTAgttttatgctattttttttGCAAGCAGCTGCTGCTATTTTTCCTGCAAACACCTGCTGCTATGCCACTTTGTTTTGCAACTATATTTCCTGCTAGTTTCTcttgttttttctctttgttttgctACTATGCCAAGATGTTTGgtgatatttttttgtttagaatagGGCAAAGAAACTTGGTGGTGTGTCATGATTCTCTTTTGGTTTACTGCTAATGTACGTTGGTCTCATTCTAAATACCTGAAAATTCTGTATAGGCTCTTAAAATAGGTCGAGATCCAACTCCAAGTGAGTTACATTTGCACGTCCATACACATAATCATGATGGGAAATCTTTTGTTGGTGAGCGTTCCCGACTTCTACATGTAAGTCCATAACTTACATCTAACTATATGATACccatctcttatttttcttttgtgttgatATGAACTTGAGTCTATTTTAATAACTTCACTTGTTACAGGAAAGGCATGAAGAAATTGTACAGAAAAAAGTACAATGTGAATCTGAAATTGACCAATTGGAGACATATTATGAAGCTATGGGAGGAGCAAAGAAGACAAGACTATTTGGTCTTGGATCTGAAGCTGCCAGTTACTTTGGTAAAAAATTTTGTACCTCCAATTCTTCCACATCATCAGTACCACCTTTGATTTCTATACCGACAAAAAATATGGAGGAATTTGTGAAGCAATTGATTTTGGCCCTTACTACTCATTTTCTTCCGATAGTTATTGAGCGTTTTGGTGGTATTAGGGTATAAGAAGGGGCCGTGCTTGATCCTCCTACTACTAATGATGATGATTACGACGACGTTGATTCGTAGCTTCATATTATTCGTAGTCCATGATCGTTGCACTAATTTTTGATAGACTATTTTgacattagtttatgtttgacaaaatacttgaAATTGTAGGTGTCGGAAACAAGTGTTGTGaatttttctatctatttgaATGTTGGATATTTAATCGTTATATAATTTAcgtgtttcaactattttttaataaaattattagcgacaaaaaattagtgactaacttttctcgttgctactgaaaaactttaggGACGGATTAATTTAGTTGCTAAAGACGGCTGCAATTAGCgacaaaaaattagtgactaGCATCAGTCGCagctactgaaaaactttagcGATGGATAAATTTTGGTTAATAAATACGGCTACTCAGTCGACCAAATTATGTTGCAAAGGATCAACGACAAAATATTCTGTCGTAAATTAAGCCACtaccaaaataaattttgggaaTAGCAATGCTATAGCAACGGAAATGTACGTCAGTAATATCAACAACCAAACTATTTCGTCGCTAATTGGTCACAAATTTTGCgatagaatttaaatttttgtcgcTATGAGGTTAGCAATGAGCAATATACCGACAAAACATTTTTCGTTGCTATTTCGTCTCTATTTCTATTTAGCGACGGATTTTCATATGATAGCGACGAATATGTCGTGTCGCTACATGCTGTTTTTTTTGTAGTGATATAAAcagaagtagatgttttattcatttcaacattcaacttgaacataccatcacatgAATACCCTttatcacaaaaatattatttttaacaattacatactgatcagattcaataatctgtttgaagcctgctttattaagaagaaaactagacatcaaatttttttctCATGGAAAGAGTATAAAgtacatattttaatattaatacccttccagaaGTGAAACTCAACTCGACATCTCCCATTCCAAGCACTTGAGTAGTATGTGAATCTCCAAGCATGATGGTTTTGGGCTCCTCAAAATTAgtatatttcttaaatttatcTTTGTCATAACATACATAACGGTTTGCACAACATTATCCACCATGTTTATGTCTATTATCATCGCCACAAATGGTTCTTCGATAACATTTGCCTAAGGTTTAAGTCCATGTTTCTGAAATCTACAAAATTGAGCAATATGCCCACTTTTACCACAGACAAAGCACGATCTTTTTCTTGTACTTGTTGATTTTTTGCTTGGTTTTTTCCACCATTATTGTCCTTGGGATgtctaccatcatttttcttgaattttttcttcttaggcttcaaagtagtatttttgttagttcCAGGGGTAgcattatttgaagaagttaaatttaccttcgatgtgatgttgttctcttctgtTTGCAAAAGTGCATCTTGGCCCCTTGCTTCTTCTTCCATGCGGATTCTCATTATCAATATCTCAAGAGaggttttctttttcttgtggCGCATAGTTATTTGAAATTCCTTCCACGAAGGTGaaattttatcaattatgccaTAAACAATAAGGTTATATCCAATTTTGACTTCTTCGGATCTGAGTTCGCCAATAATCATTATGAAATCTTGAGCTTGGTGTACCATTGATTTGTTATCCATCATTTAGAAACGAAAAAATCTGCTAGCCGCATATTTTTTCGCTCCCGCCTCCTCAATGTCATACTTACTCTGCAAGGCTTTCCAAAAtttctttgcactagagtaagttctatcataataatcataaaaattatcagataGACAATTAATTAAAAAGTACCGACACTTGTAGGAATCACCAttgtatttttcaactttctcttgaaGAGAGATAAGTTCATCATCGGACATGAAAGAGTTATCTACTTTGTTTGGGTTCTTCTCAGTTAACACATAAGAACGTTGAGAAGACTTAAGTTGAAAAACACTTTACCCTTCCATCTCTTGAAGTGAGTACCATTGAACCAGAATGGCTTGTTCAGATCTCTCGTCTTGACATCCGCGAATTTTTCAGTTATTgccattgaatctccttaaaattgttggtgataTTATAATAAACTAACAattgaaaattacaagtgaacaaaataaaaagaatatattcTTCTttggctgaggcgcggatatctcgctctctttaaggagattcaatccCACTACAGCAAATGTTTCACAGGTCCAGcggtaatcttcttgacttgtaccctccaggatacaacaaccttctcacaaagaataactcaacaactctggacaagagttgagttcaaagcccCTTCACctaataaactcttttttttattaacttttttgtgaactctatattgTCTTGTGTATATTGTATAATCATGCAAGACCACCTCCATTTATATGAGAGAAAGTCTTCCATGCAATAAATAAGAATGAATGTGGAATagtaaagataaaatatcaatgGTTTAGAGGTTACAAGAATTACATGAGTTACAATACATAAAGAATAAAGTAATAGTgaaattaagaatgaaaattaTCAGAGTTACATGAAACTAATTATGTCCACACTCTATCACTAACTATGATGTTTAAAGACATAAGGATCACAAATGAATGTAAATTAGGAGGCTGAAAAGAACAACCATGCATCGTGGGAGAGAAATCGAATAATGCGAATAAATACTAATGAACATGTAACAACTCCATCGAATAAAATTTTACAGAAATAAAAGTTAAGCCACTAACTCCATTTGAAGTTATCACACACATGAAACTCCAAATTAATGGCAAATGCTAGCAACATGAAAGAGTGAAGTATTAGTAGCATAACCTCCCAaattcatgcataataatatattaataataatattaaaatattaaaataacatcattatattatagattatagattagcCATCTAAtattgtatttaattattattttacaatttcttatatttctatatattataAAAAGTGGTTTCAATTTGAcgattttttgttattatttactgTATATAATAAGTGTCAATACGCATGTACGTTTTCGACATGCTTGCTtatgctgcttcaatcgtaattttactatattacccttaattaattattatatgttatttaagtatttaaaaatttgtaatattaaataaaaatataaagtaatcGACATGCCTACTTGTATtgcctacttcagctgcttcaatcgtaatttgattatattaccccaaattaattactataggttatttaagtattaaaaaattataatatttaataaaaaatataaaattgacaaaatataataaattaacttttgattttttaaattaacttgatgtcttatatgatgcctatttatgcttttttcacaagtatttttttaaagtaattttattatatcacttctaattagttattataagtcatttaagacacgagttcttcgctgcttcaatcttaattttattatatcactcttaattaattattatgatcgcattagaaaattaataatatttcataaaatagacacaaaatgatatgtcaacataaaacatttgattgactatcgaaattatataaCTACCACATAAgttaacttttgaaattatatcagtgtcacttaaattgaaatagaagaaatagtattataaatcacaataattaaaaattaaaattattttaataattcaatGCCTAGTTGACAAAGATAATGAGCTAGTCATTGTACATTAAATAACACGTGTTTTGCAATTAAATGACCCAAAATTATATGCTGTCCTACTAAACTGGCATTCACTTTATCAATTGATTTGttaatttcatttataaatttaatCAATCGTCTTCTTACTATTTGTTTTCTTCGTTTTTTTCTATTTATCATGCTTTGatcattaaaattatattatattatattaaattaatttgatatcttaaatttaaatttaaagtgtttgaaaattgtataaaaaaaaatactttaagttATCATCTTTGTCatattaataagataaaaaaaatagtaaccttaagatattactttttctaatacaTAGATGTATAGGAATTCTGTGGATTTTACTTTTCTAATATGCTCCCTTCattaaatttaatatgattttatacaAAATACGTAGtatttcaatataaaataatattaaattaaatatatatagaatatactaaatattatttaattctgTGATTTCAAATATGTCAATAAgagttataattaaaaaattatcagaaaaaaaaaaacattcttttCATAGCGAATTAAAAAGAAAGTAAGTTCAATAAATTAAAACGAATAAATTAATAAACTTGTCTTTTCAATTCTTGatacatttatatttcataatttatgatatgtatttatataacaagaaaaaagtaatcaaaatatttaaatttaaagcGTCCGTTCACTTTCTGCGAGTTAATAGATTTTGTAATTGAAACTTTGAAAGCGTTAATAATTACATGGTGATTTGCATTCATTTTAATATAATCACCTCAAACAGACTATTCCTACTAGTCAATAGGTTTTATAATGGAAACTTTAAGAATTAATAGCTGTTGGCTTGTAGTCATTTTCACCAcctcaaattcaaaataaaaattttaatgtttcattttataaattaatatataaaatgtatttcATGCATAATTTTATTCAATGAGtttaatattttctcaatttatttttataaaatttgactttttagTTAAAGAAACCTAATACTTGGCATTTCTTTGATTTCTAAAAATTCACTAATTCttagaatcaactaaaaaattgaaaacgtcttttataatattattatatttctaaataatttagaatttaaaatttatttaaaatatcaattaataatgtatatatttatacaaaaaataaacgatgtatattttctctatatttattttaattgtaattttgacaaaaatatattaaGTAATTTCAATTGTTGGGTCCGCACGGGTCGTCTCCGctaatacatatacacacattataagttaataaataaattgtCATGAATAATTTAATTCTGCATAATTATATCCTGTTAGAAACTTTAGTAAATGTTTTTCCTTTTCAATAGATCCAAAcaactttaaattaataaactattagtttaaaaataaaaacaattttaAATGACTTCGCAGGTTGATGTGGCAGCAAACAAGGACTTCAGGATTGCATGACAGACACGTGGCAGCACCGTTGGATTTCAACCGCCTTTTTGTTGCTAACTAAGCAACTTCTTTGCACACTACTTATAATAATTTCGCCGCAAaacaacattttcaagtactAAATTCCAATTAAATTACTATTGCTGTTTTATTGGCAAGGCAAAGAATTAGAaacaagaaaatgcagcccataagGGAGAAAGTAAGCAACGCAGCTGCTGCTGGCAAAGAGCACGTTGACATATTCAAAGCCAAAGCCGAAGAAAAGGTCACAATATATACTCCCTATAACTTACTTATTGCTCTTCCAATAGactgattttttttataataatcattcaactattattattttcaattttttttatcaaagaaaataattttatgagaTAATTAACTATTTTCGTTTCATAtttcttgattcctataaaatcTTATTAAGTTGGCCCCTGTCGAGTTCAAGTAATGTTAGTTCCGGATGAGCTGACACACTTCTTATATAAGAGAGTTTTAATTATAGAGGTGTATTTTACGAGCTTAATTACGAATGatattttggaatcaaaatttGGCTATTATTACTTTATAACTTTATACAAGGAAAAACTGATAGAGCTCTTTAATTTGATTTGATGATGTAACATTTATCAAAAGTATATGGGAAGTAAAATGAATGAGAATGTTAGTTGAGTGATCAAAATTTTATTCCCCTCCTCTGTTGTAGGCGAAGTTACTGTTTCAGCTACGGTTAGCTAAAACTCAAAACAATTTTAGGTAAAATTTGTAGTATTTATTGAGGGATTGGAACTGTATGCAtacacaccaaaaaaaaaaaaaaggaagtacAAATAATTTATTCAGAATAATCAACTAAGCTATCTTCCCTGAACTGAAATTCTGGATTCGCTTTCACATAAAGAATTATTTTTGGATTCAACAGGCGGAGAAAGCAGTAGCAAGGACAAGTGAAGAGAAAAGGATAGCAGAAGAGGTGAGGAAAGCAAAAGAAGCGCAAGCTAAGATGGAGCTGCATGAAGCGAAAGCACGTCATGCGGCGGAGACGTTGCAATCAAAGCAAACTTATCTTGGTGGAATTGTAGGGCCACACCACCATCATGGTACTACTACTCCTATGGTTGGTACTGGTCAAGTAGGCCAACAAAATCCAGTGATGGGTAGTACCGTTCCAACTACTGGTGGTACTGTTGCTCCATCGCATCCTCTTGGAGGTTACCCTCCTACTCACCATGGCCATACTTAATTGAAGGGGAAGTTAGCAGCCCGTTTTGATGGTGCTTTGACGTTGTATTAGTTGTTGGTTGTGTTATTTCAGTTTGTTCTCTGTACTGCTTTGGAAAAAAATGTTAGAAGGCCTTTGGTAATGCACGATTTTTTCCCTGGCGGatgataatagaaaaataatctaagCCGGTGGCGAAAATTCGAAATTTCGTGAAGAATATTTAAGATAGATATCAAATTGAGGTTTGGCCTATAAACCTCGTATGGTTCACGTACGTAATGTAATAGTTGTGCTCAATTCGCCATCTAAACTATATCCTTGAAAACTATACGTGGTTATTCCACCAACTATATGTGGTTATATATGCCACTGATCTAAGCACGGAAGTGTCTTCTAACATTTCCCTTTCAAATTGCAATGTAGGTTAATGAgttatagttaaaaaaaataattaaagaagcATGAGTGGAAAAGTGAAAAGTTGTTTCTACAAAAATCCTAGTTATGAAAGCTTTTAAGATTAATAAGTACTAGAATTAGTACATTTAGCAACTATAATATAGTGAGTGTATACATCAATCCTAAATCATATCTTgaatatttattcaaaattcatagaTCTTCGTAACAAGATTGAATCTTCCATATCTCACAAAATTATCTCACAAAATTATGGGAATGGGAATTCATAAATAGATCATTCTatattattaatgaaaaaaataaatttgtattcatattttttattaataaaatatttttatttatgattaaatttatttttcataaattaaaatttattggaAACAAATTGATACATTCAATGGGAttaaatctgtttttttaatctcttttctTATAAATTAAATCTACAAATCTTTAGCCAGCATAAAGATGgaagttttttttttgggtatttcaagATTCGTCCATACATCTTAAATTTGTGAAATTCTACAAGAAAAATTCAGTAGACAAATTTTTGACTCTATAAGAAGAATAGAAATTctgttag
The Capsicum annuum cultivar UCD-10X-F1 chromosome 6, UCD10Xv1.1, whole genome shotgun sequence DNA segment above includes these coding regions:
- the LOC107874041 gene encoding uncharacterized protein LOC107874041, translating into MPHDQTPVIPKTSSIPPNQSIPTGQNMNAQSNTAAEATSSQRNVSASGWNHLPNALIPLHCLSKVKLILMGSTSFKSEVDPNGINWKGVSQDVKDGNFGEFKKNFYWDASVSEVVVKQQWMKKAALCYKNFISNIKKHRATVQSKFENDHVWKKWIELWQSDDCVKKSEINSKNHCGGQAAANFLLCFQQATTMTAICCYFSCKHLLLCHFVLQLYFLLVSLVFSLCFATMPRCLALKIGRDPTPSELHLHVHTHNHDGKSFVGERSRLLHERHEEIVQKKVQCESEIDQLETYYEAMGGAKKTRLFGLGSEAASYFGKKFCTSNSSTSSVPPLISIPTKNMEEFVKQLILALTTHFLPIVIERFGGIRV
- the LOC107872893 gene encoding late embryogenesis abundant protein 18 encodes the protein MQPIREKVSNAAAAGKEHVDIFKAKAEEKAEKAVARTSEEKRIAEEVRKAKEAQAKMELHEAKARHAAETLQSKQTYLGGIVGPHHHHGTTTPMVGTGQVGQQNPVMGSTVPTTGGTVAPSHPLGGYPPTHHGHT